A window of the Coffea eugenioides isolate CCC68of unplaced genomic scaffold, Ceug_1.0 ScVebR1_311;HRSCAF=963, whole genome shotgun sequence genome harbors these coding sequences:
- the LOC113757504 gene encoding 1,2-dihydroxy-3-keto-5-methylthiopentene dioxygenase 2, with the protein MGSLTKDDREEVIQAWYMDDSDEDQRLPHHREPKEFVSLDKLAELGVLSWRLDADKYENDEELKKIRDARGYSYMDFCEVCPEKLPNYEEKIKNFFEEHLHTDEEIRYCVAGSGYFDARDHNDEWIRIWVKKGAMIVLPAGIYHRFTLDSDNYIKAMRLFVGDPVWTPFNRPHDHLPARKAYVETFGQKEAAGQAVDAAA; encoded by the exons GATGACAGGGAGGAAGTGATACAGGCATGGTATATGGATGACAGCGATGAGGACCAGAGACTTCCCCACCACCGTGAGCCAAAGGAGTTTGTCTCTCTGGATAAACTTGCAG AACTCGGAGTACTCAGCTGGCGATTGGATGCTGATAAGtatgaaaatgatgaagagtTGAAGAAAATCCGTGACGCCCGTGGATATTCATACATG GACTTCTGCGAGGTTTGCCCTGAGAAATTACCCAATTATGAGGAGAAGATCAAAAACTTCTTTGAAGAACATCTTCACACTGATGAGGAGATCCGCTACTGCGTTGCAGGGAGTG GTTACTTTGATGCTCGGGATCATAATGATGAATGGATCCGCATCTGGGTAAAGAAAGGAGCCATGATTGTCCTTCCAGCTGGGATTTATCACCGCTTTACTCTTGATTCTGACAACTACATCAAG GCAATGCGGCTTTTTGTTGGCGATCCGGTTTGGACGCCCTTTAATCGCCCGCATGACCATCTTCCTGCAAG GAAAGCATATGTTGAAACATTTGGGCAGAAGGAAGCTGCAGGTCAGGCAGTTGACGCTGCAGCTTAA